One genomic segment of Clostridium saccharoperbutylacetonicum N1-4(HMT) includes these proteins:
- a CDS encoding PadR family transcriptional regulator has product MAKINKTKYALLGVLSIMSGSGYDIKKFCDSSIGYFWNENYGHIYPMLQRLEDEELITKEVKQTEGRPAKNIYSITQKGRDQLQEWLMLPMEYEPKRSEFLLRIFLSKDIPIEVMKEKIKKVKEKCEEELKQYSEIENILSTKLQNVDKKSTILYLSTVNYGVKMEEAQIKWCEEILKKLEEV; this is encoded by the coding sequence ATGGCAAAAATAAATAAAACAAAATATGCTTTATTAGGAGTATTAAGTATAATGTCAGGGTCTGGATATGATATTAAAAAGTTTTGTGATTCCTCGATAGGATACTTTTGGAATGAAAATTATGGTCACATATATCCAATGCTTCAAAGGCTGGAAGATGAAGAATTAATAACAAAAGAAGTAAAACAAACAGAAGGAAGACCAGCAAAAAATATATATTCAATAACTCAAAAGGGAAGGGACCAATTGCAAGAATGGCTTATGCTTCCAATGGAATATGAACCAAAAAGATCAGAATTTTTACTAAGGATATTTTTATCAAAAGATATACCAATAGAAGTAATGAAAGAAAAAATAAAGAAAGTTAAAGAAAAATGTGAAGAAGAACTTAAACAGTATTCTGAAATAGAAAATATACTTAGCACTAAATTACAGAATGTAGATAAGAAAAGCACAATACTATATCTTAGTACAGTGAATTATGGTGTGAAAATGGAAGAGGCACAAATAAAATGGTGTGAAGAGATCTTGAAAAAGTTAGAAGAAGTATAA
- a CDS encoding helix-turn-helix domain-containing protein, whose protein sequence is MDNSFISDMNIFNNNISFLIKLRAKPQILEIIEKKHLDEISEEISIEDKRNDLIIWNAMYTREIVGNGILTKYLHPIYNKFYTLIPSLNTLKELQELEIKMIDTYINLLINDVEVKDNFVINRILKHLHLNIESQISLKKLATDLNLSEGYISECFKKHMGITIMKYAKKIRIDRAKVLLVTTTTSILEISLILGFHDQSHFHKVFKAFTGASPSEYRNNNFG, encoded by the coding sequence TTGGATAATTCTTTTATATCTGATATGAATATTTTTAATAATAATATATCATTTCTAATTAAGCTTAGAGCTAAACCACAAATTTTAGAAATTATTGAAAAAAAGCATTTAGATGAGATTTCTGAAGAAATTTCGATTGAAGATAAAAGAAATGATTTAATCATTTGGAATGCAATGTACACTCGAGAAATAGTAGGCAATGGTATTCTTACAAAATATCTGCATCCAATATACAATAAATTTTACACTTTAATACCATCACTCAATACTTTAAAAGAACTTCAAGAACTTGAAATAAAGATGATAGATACTTACATTAATTTACTTATTAATGATGTTGAAGTTAAAGACAACTTTGTTATAAACAGAATATTAAAGCATCTACACCTTAATATAGAAAGCCAAATTTCTTTGAAAAAATTAGCTACAGATTTGAATTTATCTGAAGGATATATATCTGAATGTTTTAAAAAACATATGGGAATAACAATTATGAAATATGCAAAAAAAATTAGAATTGATAGGGCTAAAGTATTACTTGTAACAACAACTACTAGTATTTTAGAAATAAGTCTAATATTAGGCTTTCATGACCAAAGCCACTTTCATAAAGTCTTTAAAGCTTTTACAGGTGCTTCTCCCTCTGAATATAGAAATAATAATTTTGGCTAA
- a CDS encoding 5-formyltetrahydrofolate cyclo-ligase — translation MTIINKKELRKEILRKRQVMDAIEKEKADNKITDEFLKTDYYKKAENIFIYVSYDSEINTKGIINRALSDNKKIYVPRTDFKTKNMDAVEIIALAELMENSYGILEPSIEKTSINPNNLDLIIVPGVAFDRNGGRMGYGAGFYDRYFKKLSNKKIKKLVLAYDLQVVAEVPMEECDVPVDYIITEKEFIGCP, via the coding sequence ATGACAATTATTAATAAAAAGGAATTAAGGAAAGAAATTTTAAGAAAACGACAAGTGATGGATGCAATTGAAAAAGAAAAGGCTGACAATAAAATAACTGATGAATTTTTAAAAACTGACTATTATAAAAAAGCAGAAAACATATTTATCTATGTATCCTATGATTCGGAAATAAACACAAAAGGAATAATAAATAGAGCTTTAAGTGATAATAAAAAAATTTATGTGCCTAGAACAGATTTTAAAACTAAAAATATGGATGCGGTCGAAATTATAGCATTAGCTGAATTAATGGAAAATTCCTATGGGATTTTGGAACCTTCAATTGAAAAAACAAGTATTAATCCCAATAATCTTGATTTAATAATAGTGCCAGGAGTAGCATTTGATAGGAATGGCGGAAGAATGGGATATGGAGCTGGGTTTTATGATAGATATTTTAAAAAGCTAAGTAATAAGAAGATTAAAAAATTAGTTTTAGCTTATGATTTGCAAGTAGTAGCTGAGGTGCCAATGGAAGAATGCGATGTTCCTGTAGATTATATAATAACTGAAAAGGAGTTTATAGGTTGTCCTTAA
- a CDS encoding glycogen/starch/alpha-glucan phosphorylase has protein sequence MVEKNLNEILKKRFKKTINKASSEEIYSALLELTKGIAKEKGTNQGKRKLYYISAEFLIGKLLSNNLINLGIYDEVKEVLAKGGKDLTEIEEIELEPSLGNGGLGRLAACFLDSIATLGLNGDGVGLNYHFGLFQQIFEDNKQKAIKNPWLTKESWLTKSNIKFEVPFGGFSVTSTLYDIDVTGYDQASNKLRLFDIDTIDESLVKEGIDFDKENIKKNLTLFLYPDDSDEAGHLLRIYQQYFMVSNAAQLILLEAEENGYDLHKLHEHVVVQINDTHPSMVIPELIRLLGEKGILMSEAIEIVSKTCAYTNHTILAEALEKWPMAYLQKVVPHLLPIIRELDNQVKSKFKDEQVAIIDKDKRVHMAHMDIHYGYSVNGVAALHTEILKNEELKAFYDIYPGKFNNKTNGITFRRWLIHCNNELSSYITELIGDGYKKDASKLENLSKFIDDKAVLNKLGQIKKENKLTLKNYLKETQSIDIDENSIFDIQIKRLHEYKRQQMNVLYIIYKYLDIKKGNKPTTPITMIFGAKAAPAYVIAQDIIHTILCLQEMINNDTEVNKYLKVIMIENYNVTKASKLIPACDVSEQISLASKEASGTGNMKFMLNGALTLGTEDGANVEIHELVGDDNIYIFGQSSEVVIEHYKKADYVAKKFYKKPSIKKLVDFIISDEMLEVGDEENLTRLHKELINKDWFMTLLDIEDYIKTKDLMFKDYEDREAWNKKVLINISKAGFFSSDRTIAQYNKEIWKL, from the coding sequence ATGGTAGAAAAGAATTTAAATGAGATCTTAAAGAAAAGGTTTAAAAAGACAATCAATAAGGCTAGTAGCGAAGAAATTTATTCAGCATTGTTAGAATTGACAAAAGGAATTGCTAAGGAAAAAGGTACAAACCAAGGAAAGAGAAAATTATATTATATATCTGCAGAATTTTTAATTGGCAAATTATTATCCAATAATTTAATTAATTTAGGTATTTATGACGAGGTTAAAGAAGTTTTGGCTAAAGGCGGAAAGGACTTAACTGAAATTGAAGAAATTGAATTAGAACCTTCGTTAGGAAACGGTGGACTTGGACGGCTAGCGGCATGTTTTCTAGACTCTATTGCAACCCTAGGCCTGAATGGCGATGGAGTAGGTTTAAACTATCACTTTGGTTTATTTCAACAAATATTTGAAGATAATAAGCAGAAGGCCATTAAAAATCCATGGTTAACAAAAGAAAGCTGGCTTACTAAATCAAATATAAAATTTGAAGTTCCCTTTGGAGGATTTTCAGTTACTTCAACTCTTTACGATATTGATGTGACTGGATATGATCAAGCTTCAAATAAACTTCGTTTATTTGATATAGATACAATAGATGAATCATTGGTTAAAGAAGGAATTGATTTTGATAAAGAGAATATAAAAAAGAATTTAACATTATTCTTATATCCAGATGACAGTGATGAAGCTGGACATTTATTAAGAATATATCAACAATATTTTATGGTAAGTAATGCAGCTCAATTAATATTACTTGAAGCTGAAGAAAATGGATATGATCTTCATAAATTACATGAGCATGTTGTAGTTCAAATTAATGATACACATCCATCAATGGTTATACCAGAATTAATAAGATTATTAGGTGAAAAGGGAATTTTAATGTCAGAAGCTATTGAAATAGTATCTAAGACTTGTGCTTATACAAATCATACAATCTTAGCAGAAGCTTTAGAAAAATGGCCAATGGCTTATTTACAAAAAGTTGTACCACATTTATTACCTATTATTAGAGAATTGGATAATCAAGTTAAGAGTAAATTCAAAGATGAACAGGTAGCTATTATAGATAAGGATAAAAGAGTGCACATGGCTCACATGGATATTCACTATGGATACAGTGTAAATGGAGTTGCTGCGTTACACACTGAAATCTTAAAAAATGAAGAATTAAAAGCATTTTACGATATCTATCCAGGAAAATTTAATAATAAGACTAATGGAATAACTTTTAGAAGATGGTTAATTCATTGCAATAACGAACTATCAAGCTATATTACTGAACTTATAGGGGATGGATATAAGAAGGATGCTTCTAAATTAGAAAACTTATCTAAATTTATAGATGATAAAGCAGTATTAAATAAACTTGGACAAATAAAGAAAGAAAATAAACTTACATTAAAGAATTATTTAAAAGAAACTCAAAGTATAGATATAGATGAAAACTCTATTTTTGATATTCAAATTAAAAGACTACATGAATATAAGAGACAACAAATGAATGTATTATATATTATTTATAAATATTTGGATATAAAGAAAGGAAATAAGCCAACTACTCCAATAACTATGATATTTGGTGCTAAGGCTGCTCCTGCTTATGTAATTGCTCAAGATATAATCCATACTATACTTTGTTTGCAAGAAATGATTAATAATGATACTGAAGTTAATAAATATTTAAAAGTCATTATGATTGAAAACTATAATGTAACAAAAGCTTCTAAGTTAATTCCAGCTTGTGATGTATCAGAACAAATTTCACTAGCATCAAAAGAAGCATCAGGTACTGGTAATATGAAATTTATGCTAAATGGAGCATTAACTTTAGGAACTGAAGATGGAGCAAATGTTGAGATACATGAGCTAGTTGGTGATGATAATATTTATATTTTTGGACAATCTTCTGAGGTTGTTATTGAACATTATAAGAAAGCAGATTATGTTGCTAAGAAGTTCTATAAAAAACCATCAATTAAAAAATTAGTTGATTTTATAATAAGTGATGAAATGTTAGAAGTTGGAGATGAAGAAAATCTTACAAGACTTCACAAAGAATTAATTAATAAAGATTGGTTTATGACTTTACTTGATATTGAGGATTATATTAAGACTAAAGATCTTATGTTTAAAGATTATGAAGATAGGGAAGCTTGGAATAAGAAAGTATTGATTAACATAAGTAAAGCAGGATTCTTTTCTTCAGATAGAACAATAGCTCAATATAATAAAGAAATTTGGAAGTTGTAA
- a CDS encoding VC0807 family protein, producing the protein MGQVQNNNKSVLKNVFNKDFIISAIIPILIFTVFDKYGMTLEGIILTGVWSIGVVCINYVKEKTLNALATMSAVFAGIGLIGTVVSKNPTFYLIAPIVQDILVAAIFFGSLLFKRSLIQIIVEQSYLKNAPEEVKNRPQFRTIMKQLSIIWGFVCMSQALVRIVLLYTASISTYYAISTAYGNISTPVMIAFSIMFPKWYSRRSRQGAQN; encoded by the coding sequence ATGGGGCAAGTACAAAATAATAATAAGTCGGTATTAAAAAATGTGTTTAACAAGGATTTTATAATAAGTGCAATAATTCCTATTCTTATTTTTACAGTATTTGATAAGTATGGCATGACCCTTGAAGGTATAATATTAACTGGTGTTTGGAGTATAGGAGTAGTTTGTATTAACTATGTTAAAGAGAAGACGTTAAATGCGCTTGCAACAATGAGTGCAGTTTTTGCTGGAATTGGATTAATTGGAACCGTTGTTTCAAAAAATCCTACTTTCTATTTAATAGCTCCAATAGTACAGGATATTTTAGTTGCAGCAATATTCTTTGGGTCTTTATTATTTAAGAGATCCTTGATTCAAATAATAGTTGAACAAAGTTATTTAAAAAATGCCCCAGAAGAGGTAAAAAATAGACCACAATTTAGAACGATTATGAAACAACTTTCAATAATATGGGGCTTTGTATGTATGAGCCAAGCACTTGTACGAATTGTATTATTATATACAGCATCAATAAGCACTTATTATGCTATAAGTACTGCATATGGGAATATTTCAACTCCTGTTATGATAGCTTTTTCTATAATGTTTCCTAAGTGGTATTCAAGAAGGTCAAGACAAGGAGCTCAAAACTAA
- a CDS encoding anthranilate synthase component II, producing MLLMIDNYDSFVYNLVRYFEEIGEVVDVVRNDKVDMNCIDRKKYLGIVISPGPKNPREAGFCLDIIDRFKGIIPILGICLGHQCIGHYFGCRIVKGIKPMHGKISEIMHSGEDIFYGVKKSLKVTRYHSLIISKEKMSKELVITAETSDGVIMGVRHNSLPIYGVQFHPEAELTEDGHKILKNFVLECRRFRNDKF from the coding sequence ATGTTATTAATGATAGATAATTATGATTCGTTTGTATATAACCTTGTTAGGTATTTTGAGGAAATTGGAGAGGTGGTAGATGTAGTTAGGAATGATAAGGTTGATATGAATTGTATAGATAGAAAAAAATATTTAGGAATAGTTATATCGCCTGGGCCTAAAAATCCTAGGGAGGCAGGGTTTTGTTTAGATATAATTGATAGATTCAAAGGGATTATACCGATACTTGGGATATGCTTAGGGCATCAGTGTATTGGGCATTATTTTGGTTGCAGAATTGTTAAGGGAATAAAACCTATGCATGGGAAAATAAGTGAAATAATGCATAGCGGAGAAGATATATTTTATGGAGTTAAAAAATCGCTTAAAGTAACTAGGTATCACTCATTAATAATTAGTAAAGAAAAAATGTCAAAAGAGTTAGTAATTACAGCAGAAACCTCAGATGGAGTAATTATGGGAGTTAGGCATAATAGTTTGCCTATATATGGAGTTCAATTCCATCCAGAAGCGGAACTTACTGAAGATGGTCATAAAATTCTTAAAAATTTTGTTTTAGAATGTAGGAGGTTTAGAAATGATAAATTTTAA
- a CDS encoding flavodoxin family protein translates to MKVLAINGSPRGEKGNTEVLLQEFLKGCADKGAEVETIYLKDKEIKHCIGCFTCWTKTPGKCIHKDDMEELLLKVSETDIMVYATPLYYYTVTGLMKDFMDRKLPLGKPEIIKVDGKYTHPRRYERESLSKTVLISNCGFPGNYNFEGLLKTFEVMCKGNLAGAILCGQGGIFGSVQYDDKLKELYKPLFSALKSAGEEVVTLGYIKEETQAILDKAVIDPEIYIKNANMSWK, encoded by the coding sequence ATGAAAGTATTAGCTATAAATGGAAGTCCAAGAGGAGAAAAAGGAAATACTGAAGTGCTTTTGCAGGAATTTTTAAAGGGCTGTGCAGATAAAGGAGCAGAAGTAGAAACAATATATCTAAAAGATAAGGAAATAAAACATTGCATTGGATGTTTTACTTGCTGGACTAAAACACCAGGAAAATGCATTCATAAAGATGATATGGAAGAATTATTATTAAAAGTTTCAGAGACAGATATAATGGTTTATGCTACACCATTATACTATTATACAGTTACTGGGTTAATGAAAGATTTTATGGATCGTAAACTTCCTTTAGGAAAACCAGAAATAATAAAAGTTGATGGTAAATATACACATCCTAGACGTTATGAAAGAGAATCGCTTTCTAAAACTGTATTAATTTCAAATTGTGGATTTCCAGGAAACTATAATTTTGAAGGTCTTTTGAAGACTTTTGAAGTTATGTGCAAAGGAAATTTAGCAGGAGCAATTTTATGTGGACAAGGTGGAATTTTTGGAAGTGTTCAATATGATGATAAACTTAAAGAATTATACAAACCATTATTTTCAGCCTTAAAAAGTGCAGGGGAAGAAGTGGTAACTTTAGGGTATATAAAAGAAGAAACACAAGCTATACTAGATAAAGCTGTTATTGATCCAGAAATTTATATAAAAAATGCTAATATGAGCTGGAAATAA
- the pabB gene encoding aminodeoxychorismate synthase component I: protein MINFKIKELNKYYDPVYTYNLFKDYEDSIFLDSSKEDKLLSRYSFIGLNPYRKFVAKGRQVLIDNEVYNDVDPFHKLEKLIDEYKLSVNNKLPFISGAIGYFSYDIGRVLEELPNNSTEDFSIPDSIFIFFDNMFIFDLHNKKTYVTAAGQNEEASISILGIEKCLENYIEEELSQLTSSNNVFFSNFNKDEYQKAISMLKEYIRSGDVYIANMTRRIWCNNNEDSYKIYKKLRDANKAPFSAYMNFKDFQVISSSPERFLSIIDGVVQTRPIKGTRPRGRNLEEDEKNKNQLINSEKDKSELLMIVDLERNDLSKVCNPNSVKVTELFKLETYETVFHLVATIEGKLKGNVSSVKCVRECFPGGSITGAPKIRAMEIIEELEKLKRNIYTGSIGYFDLRGNSDFNIVIRSIVKKDNKAYLGVGGGITWESIEEAEWFETIDKAKALIGVL, encoded by the coding sequence ATGATAAATTTTAAAATAAAAGAATTAAATAAGTATTATGATCCAGTTTATACATATAATCTTTTTAAAGATTATGAAGATAGCATATTTTTAGATAGTTCAAAAGAAGATAAGCTGTTATCAAGATACTCTTTTATTGGATTAAATCCATATAGGAAGTTTGTTGCTAAAGGGAGACAAGTATTAATTGATAACGAAGTATATAATGATGTTGATCCATTTCATAAATTAGAAAAGCTTATAGATGAATATAAGCTTAGCGTTAATAATAAACTTCCTTTTATAAGTGGAGCTATTGGATATTTTTCTTATGATATAGGAAGGGTATTAGAGGAATTACCTAATAACTCAACTGAAGATTTTAGTATTCCAGATAGTATTTTTATTTTTTTTGATAACATGTTTATCTTTGATTTACATAATAAGAAAACATATGTAACTGCAGCAGGACAAAACGAAGAAGCTTCAATAAGTATATTAGGAATAGAAAAATGTTTAGAAAATTATATTGAAGAAGAGTTATCCCAATTAACAAGTTCTAACAATGTGTTTTTTTCTAATTTCAATAAAGATGAATATCAAAAAGCAATATCAATGCTAAAGGAATATATTAGAAGTGGAGATGTATACATAGCTAATATGACTAGAAGGATATGGTGTAATAACAATGAAGATTCTTATAAAATATATAAAAAATTAAGAGATGCAAATAAAGCACCATTTTCAGCGTATATGAATTTTAAAGATTTTCAAGTAATAAGTTCTTCACCAGAAAGATTCTTATCTATTATAGATGGGGTCGTTCAAACAAGGCCAATTAAAGGAACTAGGCCTAGAGGAAGAAATCTTGAAGAAGATGAAAAAAATAAAAATCAGCTAATAAATTCTGAGAAAGATAAATCAGAGTTATTAATGATTGTAGATTTAGAAAGAAATGATTTAAGTAAAGTTTGTAACCCTAATTCTGTAAAAGTTACTGAACTGTTTAAATTGGAGACGTATGAAACTGTATTCCACCTTGTAGCAACAATAGAAGGAAAGTTGAAAGGCAATGTTTCGTCTGTAAAATGTGTGAGAGAGTGTTTTCCAGGAGGATCAATTACAGGTGCGCCCAAGATAAGAGCAATGGAAATAATAGAGGAACTTGAAAAGCTGAAGAGAAATATTTATACGGGATCCATAGGATATTTTGATTTAAGAGGAAATAGTGATTTTAATATTGTTATTAGGAGTATTGTTAAGAAGGATAATAAAGCTTATTTAGGTGTTGGCGGTGGAATCACCTGGGAGTCTATAGAGGAAGCAGAATGGTTTGAAACAATAGACAAAGCTAAAGCATTAATTGGGGTATTATAA
- a CDS encoding aminotransferase class IV: protein MREIIYNKNKILLDEGLFFGRSVFETILWRDKPLFLDEHLTRLKNAMAEINLKPLEEQALREYLNKLSIKDKVLKITVTPLNLIITEREINYKQEDYNKGMALTISKVRRNSTSRLCYIKSTCYIENLIEKENAQKIGFDDVIFLNQKENITETSCANIFIVQNKEIFTPKLEDGLLGGVIRSEIMKNFKVNEKSITIKDLGNSEEVIITNSLMGAMSVRRIDYIEYNNEEFRKMFNAQINS, encoded by the coding sequence ATGAGAGAGATAATTTATAACAAGAATAAAATATTATTAGATGAAGGCTTATTTTTTGGAAGAAGCGTATTTGAGACAATTCTCTGGAGAGATAAACCGCTATTTCTAGATGAGCATTTAACAAGATTAAAAAATGCAATGGCAGAAATAAATTTGAAACCTTTAGAAGAGCAGGCGTTAAGAGAATATCTTAATAAATTGTCAATAAAAGATAAGGTGTTAAAAATAACTGTTACACCTTTAAATCTTATAATCACAGAGAGAGAAATTAATTATAAGCAAGAAGATTATAATAAAGGTATGGCATTAACAATTTCAAAAGTAAGGAGAAATAGCACTTCAAGGCTGTGTTATATAAAGTCTACATGTTATATAGAAAATTTAATTGAAAAAGAAAATGCCCAAAAGATAGGATTTGATGATGTTATATTTCTAAATCAAAAAGAAAATATAACAGAAACAAGTTGTGCCAATATATTTATTGTACAGAATAAAGAGATTTTTACTCCTAAACTAGAAGATGGCCTATTAGGAGGCGTAATAAGATCTGAAATTATGAAGAACTTTAAAGTTAATGAAAAAAGTATCACAATAAAAGATTTAGGAAATTCAGAAGAAGTGATTATAACAAATAGCTTAATGGGAGCTATGTCAGTAAGAAGGATAGATTATATTGAATATAATAATGAAGAATTTAGGAAAATGTTCAATGCTCAAATAAATAGTTGA
- a CDS encoding HutD family protein, translated as MQYNIKLIKREHYRPTFWSGGMATELITYPPTSNYANRNFLWRLGIAKIDISESTFSELPGVSRKFMVTEGKLTIDHETKYKKLLAPFDQDSFLGDWKTKTYGKASVFNLMTRENYDGELIHFNILPKKQYNFKYKAALNKDLISLCFYVVTGGFKIIIDNKTITAQKNDLLLVDCINSNYFHEFLFSSESLEITNIITSIVYRE; from the coding sequence ATGCAGTACAATATTAAATTAATAAAACGAGAACATTATAGACCAACTTTTTGGTCTGGAGGAATGGCTACAGAATTGATAACATATCCACCAACTTCTAATTATGCAAATAGAAATTTCCTATGGAGGCTTGGAATAGCTAAAATTGACATATCAGAATCCACTTTTAGTGAACTTCCAGGTGTTTCACGTAAATTCATGGTTACTGAAGGTAAACTTACTATTGATCATGAAACAAAATACAAAAAATTACTTGCTCCCTTTGATCAAGATAGTTTTCTAGGTGATTGGAAAACAAAAACTTATGGTAAAGCTTCTGTGTTTAACTTAATGACAAGAGAAAATTATGATGGGGAATTAATTCATTTTAATATTCTTCCCAAAAAGCAATATAATTTTAAATATAAAGCTGCATTAAATAAAGATTTAATATCACTTTGCTTTTATGTAGTAACTGGTGGCTTTAAAATAATTATCGATAATAAAACTATTACCGCTCAGAAAAATGATTTACTATTGGTTGATTGCATAAATTCCAACTATTTTCATGAATTCTTATTTAGTAGCGAGTCATTGGAAATCACAAATATAATTACAAGCATAGTCTATCGTGAATAG